Proteins found in one Anopheles aquasalis chromosome 3, idAnoAquaMG_Q_19, whole genome shotgun sequence genomic segment:
- the LOC126577699 gene encoding NF-kappa-B inhibitor-interacting Ras-like protein produces MLTSKISKVSKVVICGAKGVGKTAILEQLIYGNVTIDSELHSTIEDTYVASVDTGKGSRDMLRIYDTAGLQGNVQLPRHYLLYPDAFIVVYDPSDPASLDMLAGIKSDIDKYKEKKEIIIIVIANMRSRNPRTVGTSPNNEGSPNGNHQQQHHLNGGSNQMSSSDMIESNLNRANNWCARERIKHYTVNAMERASLYEPFVQLAIRLYPTQTKSSFQLRQLTGQKASRVDNS; encoded by the exons ATGCTTACGTCGAAAATAAGCAAAGTGAGCAAGGTGGTGATCTGCGGTGCGAAAGGGGTCGGAAAAACCGCTATCCTGGAGCAACTCATCTACGGGAATGTTACGATCGATTCG gaactgcacagCACAATTGAGGACACGTACGTGGCCAGCGTTGATACCGGCAAGGGAAGCAGAGATATGCTGCGCATCTATGATACGGCCGGATTACAGGGCAACGTGCAGTTGCCGCGCCACTATCTCCTCTATCCGGATGCCTTCATCGTGGTGTACGATCCGAGCGATCCGGCCAGTCTCGATATGTTGGCCGGCATTAAAAGTGATATCGACAAGTacaaggaaaagaaggag aTAATCATTATTGTGATAGCCAATATGCGATCTCGCAATCCACGCACGGTCGGTACGTCACCCAACAACGAAGGTTCACCGAATgggaaccaccagcagcagcatcacctgAACGGCGGTAGCAACcagatgagcagcagcgataTGATTGAATCGAATCTCAACCGAGCCAACAACTGGTGTGCCCGGGAACGCATCAAGCACTACACGGTGAATGCGATGGAACGGGCCTCACTGTACGAACCGTTCGTCCAGCTGGCCATCCGACTGTATCCAACGCAAACCAAGAGCTCGTTCCAGCTGCGGCAACTCACCGGGCAGAAGGCGTCAAGGGTGGACAACAGCTAA
- the LOC126577693 gene encoding uncharacterized protein LOC126577693 has product MGQTDPLVVQYRGDWYDLTEFAHKHPGGKNSLAGLHDKDMEERFTRAPGHSQAAKYLMKEYRIRSKTVEPTKPTNGYAKNGTAKTANGKIPNGTRNGIHSGANGLHAKPSAVEEDTARLTDDSMEHLVDWSKPMLWQIHRMPPGSYAEWVNKPVDRELRLIGPGWIENMTRTPWWIVPAFWIPAICYITHLGSQDLASARGTEPSLLSVELYVQLVIGCLAWTLLEYSLHRWVFHLDPKHNRFLQTFHFLIHGQHHKVPFDPYRLVFPVPPAILLTTFFYQPIYYLFPYPRITLAGGLIGYLIYDMIHYYLHYGSPAGGHLYHMKRYHYSHHFVHHDQGYGISSDFWDKLFGTRIMLTKLKYLLKW; this is encoded by the exons ATGGGACAGACGGATCCTTTGGTCGTCCAGTATCGGGGCGATTGGTACGATCTGACGGAGTTCGCACACAAGCATCCGGGTGGCAAGAACTCGCTGGCCGGCCTGCACGATAAGGATATGGAGGAGCGGTTCACACGCGCCCCAGGACACTCACAGGCGGCCAAATATTTGATGAAGGAGTACCGGATCCGTTCGAAAACCGTAGAACCCACGAAACCCACCAACGGGTACGCCAAAAATGGAACCGCAAAGACAGCGAATGGTAAGATACCGAACGGTACTAGAAATGGCATCCACTCCGGAGCAAATGGATTGCACGCCAAGCCGTccgcggtggaggaggataCAGCAAGGTTAACCGACGACAGCATGGAG CATTTGGTCGACTGGAGCAAACCGATGCTGTGGCAGATACACAGAATGCCACCCGGCAGCTATGCCGAGTGGGTTAACAAGCCCGTCGATCGGGAGCTACGCCTGATTGGACCGGGCTGGATAGAGAACATGACCAGAACACCGTGGTGGATCGTACCGGCCTTCTGGATACCGGCCATCTGCTACATCACCCATCTTGGCAGCCAGGATCTGGCCAGCGCACGTGGAACCGAACCATCGCTTCTATCGGTGGAGCTGTACGTGCAGCTGGTGATCGGTTGTCTGGCGTGGACACTGCTCGAGTACTCGTTGCACCGCTGGGTCTTCCATCTCGATCCGAAGCACAATCGATTCCTGCAAACGTTTCACTTTCTCATTCACGGTCAGCACCACAAGGTACCGTTCGATCCGTACCGGTTGGTGTTTCCCGTTCCGCCGGCCATTCTGCTGACCACGTTCTTCTACCAACCCATCTACTATCTGTTTCCCTATCCGAGGATCACGCTTGCCGGTGGTCTCATAG gATACCTTATCTACGACATGATACACTATTACCTTCACTACGGAAGTCCGGCCGGGGGCCATCTGTATCACATGAAACGGTATCACTATTCACACCACTTCGTTCACCACGATCAAG GATACGGCATCAGTAGCGACTTTTGGGATAAGCTGTTCGGAACACGAATCATGCTAACTAAGCTAAAGTACCTGCTAAAGTGGTGA
- the LOC126577696 gene encoding uncharacterized protein LOC126577696, whose protein sequence is MAKEESKYGFKDRAKAEESLELLKSEDPKYQQLTVRGLIGRAKRVLTLTKAEDKVANIKAAIETFEQWLEANSTASSTKNAKPKDSEEKVETVPGLGFKDKQAAEQTLKILEDRDPDYQKLAIKGLLGSAKRVLPATKNPEKLKSIKEAMELFTDFLDQFDREERGKQNMPYLSIELIKQLPKPKDHVDSLAKEFLNCYQTVAKGNYKHLRTKAPTSSDSDADPKPTWDIVRNRKLRELKPDSSVKLFDSDGKPTERHLQLVQWAYSPQVEKLKSFLAKQPAKAEPSNDRKRSRTSSSSEEEAPRKGKDAESSKDGARKKLKK, encoded by the exons ATGGCCAAAGAGGAATCCAAGTACGGGTTCAAAGATAGGGCAAAGGCGGAGGAATCGCTGGAGCTGCTGAAAAGTGAAGATCCCAAGTATCAACAGCTGACTGTGCGTGGCCTTATCGGAAGGGCTAAACGGGTGCTTACTC TCACCAAAGCGGAAGATAAGGTTGCCAACATAAAAGCGGCCATAGAAACCTTCGAGCAATGGCTTGAAGCAAACAGTACGGCCTCGAGTACAAAGAATGCGAAGCCAAAAGATTCAGAGGAGAAGGTAGAAACGGTGCCCGGCTTAGGCTTTAAGGATAAGCAAGCTGCTGAGCAAACGCTGAA AATATTGGAAGATCGTGATCCCGACTACCAGAAGCTCGCCATCAAGGGACTGCTGGGGAGTGCGAAGCGTGTGCTGcctgccaccaaaaacccggaaaaattgaaatcaatcaaagaaGCCATGGAACTGTTTACCGATTTTCTCGATCAATTCGATCGTGAAGAGCGAGGTAAACAAAACATGCCTTATCTATCGATCGAGCTCATCAAGCAGCTACCCAAGCCGAAAGATCATGTAGATTCACTGGCCAAGGAGTTTCTCAACTGTTACCAAACGGTGGCCAAGGGAAACTACAAGCACCTGCGCACTAAGGCACCGACCAGTTCCGATAGTGATGCTGACCCTAAGCCCACCTGGGACATCGTACGGAACAGAAAGCTGCGTGAGCTGAAACCGGACAGTAGCGTTAAACTGTTCGATTCGGATGGTAAACCGACCGAGCGTCACTTGCAGCTTGTGCAATGGGCGTACAGTCCGCAGGTGGAGAAGCTGAAGAGCTTCCTGGCGAAGCAGCCAGCCAAGGCTGAACCGAGTAATGATCGGAAACGATCGCGAACATCATCTTCctccgaagaagaagcgccaagaaagggaaaggatgCGGAAAGCTCGAAAGATGGAGCTAggaaaaagttgaagaaataA